In the genome of Candidatus Dormiibacterota bacterium, one region contains:
- a CDS encoding NUDIX hydrolase translates to MHEQLPRRLASEQLFEGRVISVRADRLLYPDGTEHTVEVVEHRGAYGIIATTEHDEIVLVRQYRRPAGRALWEIPAGTAEPNEDPLAGAARELREETGYSAGSMRALGALFTTPGFCDELMHFVHAERLQQGAQSLDEDERIEVGRFTLEQAQRMVHEGAIADAKTVLALLWLQGDRDQLAPSTVDI, encoded by the coding sequence ATGCACGAACAGCTTCCGCGCCGCCTAGCCTCCGAACAGCTCTTCGAAGGGCGCGTCATATCCGTCCGCGCGGATCGGCTACTCTACCCGGACGGCACCGAACACACCGTCGAGGTAGTGGAGCATCGCGGGGCATACGGGATCATCGCTACGACCGAACACGATGAAATCGTGCTGGTGCGGCAGTACCGCCGGCCGGCCGGGCGCGCGCTCTGGGAGATCCCGGCCGGAACCGCCGAGCCAAACGAGGACCCGCTCGCGGGGGCGGCCCGCGAGCTGCGCGAGGAGACGGGATACAGCGCGGGCAGCATGCGGGCGCTTGGGGCGCTCTTCACCACGCCCGGGTTTTGCGACGAGCTGATGCATTTTGTTCATGCCGAGCGGCTGCAGCAGGGCGCTCAGTCGCTGGACGAAGACGAACGGATCGAGGTCGGGCGTTTTACGCTCGAGCAGGCGCAGCGCATGGTGCACGAAGGAGCCATCGCGGATGCCAAAACGGTGCTGGCGCTCCTTTGGCTGCAGGGTGACCGTGATCAACTTGCGCCGTCAACGGTCGATATATAG
- the pheS gene encoding phenylalanine--tRNA ligase subunit alpha translates to MSELASKLADLQTRFSTDVNAAPDEAALDGVRVAFLGRSGEVTGLRRGIGQLPPSERPNAGKEINDVVEAMESALAIAQSRIENRVFEADLATQIDVTFPAIAPAVGSLHPVRNVIRQAGAYFRRHGFAIVTGPEIEPDYYTFDALNIPSTHPAREGFDSFFITDTLLLRPHTSPMQIRTMQAHKPPVAIVAPGKCYRRDAVDARHLFQFNQIEGLLVAEGIHFGHLKGMLTGLCRELLGPDQRVRFRPSFFPFTEPSAEVDTTCPKCKGRSDACNMCGGSGWIELGGAGMVHPNVLREVGYDPDEVSGWAFGFGVERFALTRFEIDDIRRFIDSDPDFLEQLS, encoded by the coding sequence ATGAGTGAACTCGCATCCAAACTCGCCGACCTTCAAACCCGCTTTAGCACCGACGTCAACGCGGCTCCCGACGAGGCGGCCCTGGACGGCGTGCGCGTCGCCTTTCTCGGCCGTAGCGGCGAGGTCACCGGGCTGCGCCGCGGCATCGGGCAGTTGCCGCCGAGCGAGCGGCCCAACGCGGGCAAAGAAATCAACGACGTGGTCGAGGCGATGGAGAGCGCACTTGCGATCGCGCAGAGCCGCATCGAGAACCGCGTTTTCGAAGCCGATCTGGCGACGCAGATCGACGTTACCTTTCCCGCAATCGCTCCAGCGGTCGGCTCGCTGCACCCGGTGCGCAACGTCATCCGCCAAGCCGGCGCGTACTTTCGCCGCCACGGCTTCGCGATCGTTACCGGGCCCGAGATCGAACCCGATTACTACACGTTCGACGCGCTGAACATCCCGAGCACGCATCCCGCGCGCGAAGGCTTCGATTCGTTCTTCATCACCGACACGTTGCTGCTGCGGCCGCACACCTCGCCCATGCAAATTCGCACGATGCAGGCGCACAAGCCGCCCGTCGCCATCGTCGCCCCCGGGAAGTGCTACCGTCGCGACGCGGTCGACGCGCGCCATCTCTTTCAGTTCAACCAAATCGAAGGATTGCTCGTCGCCGAAGGCATCCACTTCGGCCACCTCAAGGGAATGCTCACCGGCCTATGCCGTGAATTGCTCGGCCCGGATCAGCGCGTTCGGTTTCGTCCCTCTTTCTTTCCGTTCACCGAACCCAGCGCCGAGGTCGACACGACGTGCCCGAAGTGCAAGGGGCGCTCCGATGCTTGCAACATGTGCGGCGGGTCCGGCTGGATCGAACTCGGCGGCGCCGGAATGGTCCACCCGAATGTCTTGCGCGAAGTCGGCTACGATCCGGACGAAGTCTCGGGTTGGGCCTTCGGCTTCGGCGTGGAACGTTTTGCCCTAACGCGCTTCGAGATCGACGATATCCGTCGCTTCATCGATAGCGATCCCGATTTCCTCGAACAACTCTCATAA
- a CDS encoding RNA methyltransferase, with protein MPSRLGAHADRIGEVRDLLTVRGRREQQRFAFEGATLLDEALRSGVAIESIYATEASYEASPAIVALERDGTQIYLVDDRTAAKISDLQTPTGIVAVAPIVLARAQDLFEAPGLVLILADLNDPGNAGTLLRSAEAFGATTAVFGRFGVDPHHPKVVRGSMGATFRLRLCVAEAPEVSAAARARGALLWGLDASGEPLQHQRFPERAGLVVGHERRGLGAWGDVCDRRLAIQMRGSGESLNAAVAGSIALYAASLATE; from the coding sequence ATGCCGTCTCGGCTGGGCGCGCACGCAGACCGCATCGGCGAAGTGCGCGATCTCCTGACCGTGCGCGGCCGGCGCGAGCAGCAGCGGTTTGCATTCGAGGGCGCGACGTTGCTGGACGAAGCGCTGCGCAGCGGCGTCGCCATCGAGTCCATTTACGCGACCGAAGCCAGTTACGAAGCCTCACCCGCGATCGTCGCGCTCGAGCGCGACGGCACGCAGATTTACTTGGTCGACGACCGAACCGCAGCGAAAATCTCCGACCTGCAGACGCCTACCGGCATCGTGGCGGTCGCACCGATCGTGCTGGCCCGGGCGCAAGACCTCTTCGAGGCGCCGGGCCTCGTCCTGATCCTGGCCGATTTGAACGACCCCGGAAATGCCGGGACGCTCCTGCGCTCGGCCGAGGCGTTCGGCGCGACCACGGCCGTCTTCGGACGGTTCGGGGTCGATCCTCACCATCCCAAGGTGGTACGGGGCTCGATGGGGGCCACGTTTCGGCTGCGGCTCTGCGTAGCGGAGGCCCCCGAGGTTTCCGCCGCCGCACGCGCCCGCGGCGCACTCCTGTGGGGCCTGGATGCGAGCGGCGAGCCGTTGCAGCACCAGCGCTTCCCCGAGCGGGCCGGCTTGGTGGTCGGCCACGAACGCCGCGGCTTGGGGGCCTGGGGAGACGTCTGCGACCGTCGGCTGGCCATTCAGATGCGCGGGTCCGGCGAGAGCCTCAACGCCGCCGTAGCGGGCTCGATCGCCCTCTATGCGGCAAGCCTCGCTACCGAGTGA